One segment of Pyrococcus sp. ST04 DNA contains the following:
- a CDS encoding RidA family protein, translating into MPREIIYTEKAPKPIGPYSQAIKAGNFLFIAGQIPIDPETGELVKGDIKEQTRRVLENIKAILEAAGYSLEDVVKVTVYLKNMDDFAAMNEVYSEYFGESKPARAAIEVSRLPKDVLVEIEAIAYKE; encoded by the coding sequence ATGCCGAGGGAGATAATATACACTGAAAAAGCTCCAAAACCAATAGGTCCATATAGCCAGGCAATAAAGGCCGGCAACTTCCTTTTTATAGCTGGTCAAATTCCCATAGATCCAGAAACGGGTGAACTAGTGAAGGGAGATATAAAAGAGCAGACGAGGAGAGTCCTCGAAAATATAAAAGCAATTCTTGAAGCGGCTGGTTATTCTTTAGAGGATGTTGTTAAGGTGACTGTTTACCTGAAGAATATGGACGATTTTGCAGCTATGAACGAAGTATATTCCGAGTACTTTGGAGAATCAAAGCCTGCTAGGGCAGCTATAGAAGTTTCCAGACTTCCAAAGGATGTTCTTGTTGAGATAGAAGCTATAGCATATAAAGAATGA